TGAATCCTTCTATCAGGGAATCCTGTAGAGTTACTTCCTCCTGATAAGAACTTCCCCTTTTTtgtggaagatttttttttttggcagctgGAAAGTTGTTTTGTTGACTTTTAACAAGCTTTTGAATGGGAACCAATGTAAAATGCTGCCATAAAACTTAGTCTTGCCCACAACTAGCAAGTTGTTTCTTCTGATATGGTTTAGAAATTGATTTGTCCAATGCATGATAGTAATGCATCAGACTTAAACCTTACAAGCGATTCTTAGAAGAAAAAGGTTGCTCATATCTTGAACCATCAAACAACTTTTCAAAAGTCTGAAAGCGTAACCGCTGTTAGACTGATAAATACCAGGTCTTTGTTTCTTGTCGCAGAATGAAGCAGGACACTGAATTTACCAGCAGCAACTGAACCATCTCTAGTAATGATAGTGCAAAACATAACTAACAGGAAAGTACAGCctacatgaaatattttgttaaaagcGGAGTGTAAGGCTCTttgtaaaaatgttaaaattttgaCCACTATCTCTTTTCAGTATAGTGCAAACTTCTTATTCTGTTAATACCACATAGAAGAATTGAAGAACGTGTAGAAACCTAGACTTGAATCAGAGTACCAATTCTGGTGAAGTTAAGGAATGGCAAAAGTGCTTGAGGTAGGGATCGTGTGACTTACAGTTTGAAAAATACGCTAACTTAAGCAGTTTTAAGCGTACAGTCTCCTGTGATGGTTCTAGCTGCTCCTGTGTTTCCATAGACGCATTTGTACAATTGTTTTTTCTCACAAGATTTTTGCTTTAGATGCCCATATTTGACTTGGAAATCTAAGAATTCCCTTCTAAATGTGCTGAGAGAGATTCAATTTTGAAGAATCACAAGAAATGAGCAACATACACTGCTGTGCAGTGGTGTACCAGTAGATAACTTTTCAGAGTCCAGTCCTCTGAAGGTGACAGCAGTGTTCGCTACGTTCTGACTTCCAAGCAAACCATTTTCCTTGCTGCAATAAGATACCGTTGATCCTAAAGTACTTTTACTGCTGCTTCAAACTAAGGTGTTCCTGTTTTGTCACCATGTAGCTGAAGCAGTATCCATATTGTGACTGACCAGGTGATcagtagtaatttttttaaagacataataCCCTTAGAGATAAGATaccattaaaataattgaagaaaaaatgtatcATACCATTTCTGTGTTAAACCTATTTTTATAGATTGAGGAAGAGATActcttaaatgtttattttgaaatacagtagaactattttgcagtgttttcccATCTCTCTGTACATCAGTACACCAGTACAGACCAGATAGAGGTCTTTCTGCAATGTGAAACTACTGCTTCCCCCCTCCTGGCCTTGACTTAGGCATACTGTTTGGAGAACCTTTTGGCTTATGCCTGCTCCGGCCTGAGGCGGGAGGAGGAAAGGCCATGGACGAAGTGCAGTAGCTGGTGAAATCTCTAAGCATAGTGTGGGGGTCAGCTTTGACCTGGAAAGCCCAGCAGGACCCCTGTTCTGTATGTGTGTACCTTCCTACCTAGAATGCTCATGTGTTCTATCAATTAACAAAACACTAACATGTTTGAGGAGGAACACTTCATTGCAGATTAAAATGTGAAGTGTGAAAGGCTGTTTAGGCTACTTTTTACTAGGGTTTAGATAGTATATGCTCAGGCTTCAGATATATTTCTGTTGGCTTTGTATATTTTGTTAATGGATGCATGGtataatttataatatattCTGTAGTGCAAGTATGACCTCTGTATCTGATGTAGAGTGAGCACTTTAAAGTCAACTGTgatgggggggcggggaggacCACCCTTTCCTCCGTCCTCACAATAAAACTCTTTATCCCCTCGGCTGTCCTTTGGCCTCTTCACAGGCGCGGtgtggcggggcgggggggagccctgaggggggccggggccgctccCCCGGGGCCGTCGGGCGGGAGCCCTGAGGGGGGGCCGTCGGGCGGGAGCCCTgagggcggccgccgccgcttcCTGCAGGGGCACGTGCCCTGGGCCGGGGCGGTTCCGCGCCGCGGCGGCGCTTTCGGTTCCGCTTGGCCGGGCTCGGCTGCAGCCCGCGGCGGGCGCCCGGTAAGCAGGGCCGGCcggaggggcggcggcggggcgcagGGAGCCCGCGGCGCTGCCCCGCGGAGGGGCGCGGCCCGGGGAAGCACGCTGCGAGCGGCGGGGTCGAGCCGGGcctgcggggctgggggtgccgcTCCCGCCTGCAGCGCTTCGTGGTGGCGGGGCGCCGGTCCTGCCTTTGCGTCCCACTTCGCTGTGCagcggccgggccccgccgcagCGGTGCtggggcgcggggcgggaggggtTACCCCGAGCCGCAGAGGCGGCCGGAGGGGCGAGCCTCACCCGCCGTGCCTTTCGCTTGGCCTCGCTGACACCCGCTCATgacttccccagctttggtggtTGGTTGCCCCAGGTCTGCGAAGAGGCTGTCGCTCCTCCGCGCCGCTTGTTTCTGAGAAGCTGGTAAAGGTTAACCGAGAGTGTAGGCAAAGCTGCAGCTCCGCTGCCTGGGGCCCTGCAGAGGTGGGGACTTGGCGTCCGGTGCAATGAGGCCCTTTCCGTGTTAGAAAAGTCCAGATCCTTCAGGCGTCCTCATCCTTCCCTCCGCATGCTGTAAGCGGGGGGAGCACCGAGCCTTGAGCCCCCAAGCAGCGCCTTGCAGAATTTCATAGTCTGGGGCACTGGGCTGCTGAAAGGTCCCTCGGTGGCACGCCAGGGCTGCAtgggcagtgctgcagccgCCCCCGCCTCTGCTGGTTAAGTGAGATCCCGGTTATTCCTTTCTCAGCAAGAAAAAGAGCAGCTGCCCCTGGAATCGGCCCATGTCCTGCCACTGTGGCCCACGTTTGAGGGGTGTGGAATGAGCCCTGTGCTCTGCAACTGTCGTGGTGGTTCTCTGCTGCCAGGTGGTGATTTTCATCCCCAGTATGTTTTACAATTCAGCCCTGAGGGGTTATTCGTGCAAAGCCTCCAGATCACCCGGGCAAATGTAGAAGCTGCTCTTTATCAAAGCTAAACGTCCTACCTATATCTGAGTTGCTGAAACAAGGCTGCCTAGAGGAAAGACTGGCACAGGTGGGGAATTGTATTCAGCTGATGTCTTTGTGATGGAAATACAGTTGCTTTTCCTTAGCTTGGTATTGTTAATGCTTTTGGGAGGATTACTAGGAGCTGGTGTAAAAAATTTTGATTGTCAGAAGCCTGGGAAAATGAGTTcaactgtatttttaacctTAAAAATAGACTAGATTCTATTATTTgatttaatctatttttagaTTCTCTTTGCACGCTATTTGATTTTAGTTAGGCTACCGTGTCTGTTAGTAACGCTGCTTGATTAGGAATGCCAAGGCCATGATGTTCAGGTTCCCTCTCTGGACGTAGGTGAATAACGACTAGTCAAGAACTTGGCAGTTCTCTAGGTTGTGATGTCATCTTGAAACCTTGGGGAACTTTGAGTCAGCGTTCCCCTCTCTTAGCAAATATTATGAGAAGAGGAATAAAGAGAAGAAGAATCTGGTATGCTATTCTGTAGGGTGGCATTCTCAGACACTTCTGCAACTAAGGTGTCTAGAAGATTGGCTGTTTAAAAGAGTGAGTTACTTGCAGTAACTCAGCTTTTTAAGCAATTTCAGAGCTGTGCGTAAGAAATTTGCTAAACCTTGGGATACTTGTGATCCATTACGGTGCTGCTCTTGGAAGTTTGTTCCCAGAGATGattttctaaatgcatttttgtgttGGATACCTAGTGAGAATTCTTTCAACCATGGGTGGAAAATTTTCACTGTTCTGGAAAATACCTGGCCAAAAGGAGAGCGAAGGCAAACTGATTTTACCCAGGCAACTGGATGCTGAAGATGAAATCACCAATTACGCTAGTATCAATGACTCTGCTACGTCCTGTGTGGGCATTGCACGCCGAAGCTATGTCAACTGTCCTACGTGTCAGGGAATGGGAAGGATCCCCGGGGGTAGGTGATTTTTGAGCCTTCTGAGGTTGGTACGTGTCCCTTTGCCTAAAGACCTTGGTTGAACCAGTTGGTCTTTATTGTATCCAGTCTAGGAATGTTCTGTCCTGGCACCTCCAGCTCACTTGTGACTTCTGTGGGCTGCCTCTATTGAGGGAGGATGGGGTGGGAAGGCAGGTAGTGCTGTTTCTAGGTAATAACTCAAAGCCCACCCTGGAGCCCCTGGGTAGTTGTTGTTTGCCCAGAGATGGGAACGCTCAAACTGAATTCTTAGTTGCAGCACACTTGCCTCCTAACTGGAGAGCTTCACTTGTGGAGCGGGTGCAGATGGATACTAGGCTGCTGTGCAATGTCCTGCAATGCAGTTTGCTTCATTTACTCGTGCGTGTACTGTGGTCTCTGACCTGCTGACACCTCTTTCAGAGCAAGAGAAGCAGCTGGTGGCTCTGATTCCATATGGTGACCAGAGGCTGAAGCCTAGACGAACGTAAGTCCTGTTAAATATTCCCCTTTTCTCATCTTTTGAATATTTCTTCTGCGTATGAAGGAAAGCCTCAGTACTTCGGGTGTTTTGCTCTTTGTGCTCTGACTTGCAGTAAGTTTGGTGTTTACTGTGTCTTTTCAGCAGTAGCAGATGTTGGACAGTCTTCTGCGGGCAGTTGTTGGAGATCTCCAGCAATTTGTACTGTAATGCACCTTGTCAGTCTGTGGGACTGTACCCTGCTTCTGCTGTGATTTGGTTGCTGGCAGTAGTTCTGCACCAACCCATCCCAGTTTTTTGGCACCCAAGCTTTTATTGTCTCCTCCCTTTGAGCTGGAGCAGAACTGCAGGTGCTTGCAGCTGATAAACCAAGAGAATAATTGTGGCCCTGGTGCTGTTTTGCAGGACACTTTATGTATGTCTTGCTGTGACAATCTGCCTGCTGACAACATCtctcagtattttcttcctgtttcctcGCTCCATtactgtgctgcctgcaggactGAACGCCTCCTCCATTGGCTTTAATGCGACCACCACCAGCATATACCTCAACGTGACGGTAAGTGTGCAGCTCACAGGCAAAGAGTGGATCTGAAGGGCTCGCTGCTTATCTTCTGTGCCACTCCGCATGTAGGCTAACTAACTGATCGCCATCTGAAGTTGGTCGCACGCTTTCCACCATCTCACTCCACGCTCTGGCTGCTTTGAATCAATGTCCAGAGTGTGTTACAGCATCGAGGCGTGGCTGGCCTGGCTGCGAGCAAGCAAGTCACGCAAAGTGGCCAAAGGGGCGGTGTAGAAGCAGCACTGTGATTAGTTCTGGgagtcctttttcttttgcatcctTGAGCTGCTTGGTTGTCCTCTGACTGTCatgggagatgctgcagggTACGTGCCTTTGTGACTAGGCTGGATGTACATCTGAGGATTTGAAAGTGATGATGTTGTCCCATGTTGCTGTCAGGTCATAGCAGGAGTATATTTAAAGTAGTTTTGCAACAGTACCATATGGCCCTGCTGCAAGGTGATTTGTggttttcagtttggtttttttgttgtttctctccctaGAACGTGCTGAACATAACTAATTACAACTTCTACCTGGTCACTGTCGTGCAGCTAGATGTAGAGGTTTTGCATCAGTCCCTGGTAGTAGGGAAGACCACCATGAAAACCCTGCTGCATTTGAGccctttgcag
The DNA window shown above is from Phalacrocorax aristotelis chromosome 23, bGulAri2.1, whole genome shotgun sequence and carries:
- the TMEM106A gene encoding transmembrane protein 106A; protein product: MGGKFSLFWKIPGQKESEGKLILPRQLDAEDEITNYASINDSATSCVGIARRSYVNCPTCQGMGRIPGEQEKQLVALIPYGDQRLKPRRTTLYVCLAVTICLLTTSLSIFFLFPRSITVLPAGLNASSIGFNATTTSIYLNVTNVLNITNYNFYLVTVVQLDVEVLHQSLVVGKTTMKTLLHLSPLQSSQIYYLVASRILDDNTYNICTWTEVKVHNVLLHIQGTLTCTYLCRSEQLAFEDYQYVDCRGNATLPRPLYHRPP